AGGCTTGTGCCACTTCTTCTCCTTTGTCTGAAACCGTATGAAAATAGAGTTGAAACCCTGAGAGAACCGTATCTTGAGCGGAAACGTCATATTGATTATCCACTAAGACTTTGGTTTGTAACTCTGGAGTCAGTGGCTTAACTTCAAACTTAGTGTGCGAGCGCTCTACGTCTTGACGCGTGAGATAATGATAAGTGCGTTCAATATCCCAGTGACCTAAACAACAATCAAAAAAATGTTGTAGTTTTCCCGTGTCCATTTATTTATTTTGCTCTTTGGTTTGTGGTTCAGTAAGTATTTAGCTAAAAAACAATTTGTCCTTAGCGCAGCTTAGACTGTTGGGCTTGCAACTTTTCAATCTCAGCATCAATCTTGATGATTTCAGGGTTTTTCCCAATATTTGCCATAGCGGTTTTATGAGAAACATCCACCCGTCGTGCCGACTGAAATAAGTCATTAACGATTCTTTCTCGATATCGTTCTAATTCAGTGATCGCTTGTTCAATTTCT
This is a stretch of genomic DNA from Cyanobacteria bacterium GSL.Bin1. It encodes these proteins:
- a CDS encoding acetyltransferase; this translates as MLDQQKRNCSPEEIEQAITELERYRERIVNDLFQSARRVDVSHKTAMANIGKNPEIIKIDAEIEKLQAQQSKLR